The following are from one region of the Candidatus Polarisedimenticolia bacterium genome:
- a CDS encoding carboxypeptidase-like regulatory domain-containing protein yields the protein MNGSIRRTAVVLLIFALVLSWSPGVVRAQADASGQGPSTASIQGRVFGADRVTPVSGAVVRVVKGDGVQVYSSLPTDEKGNYSISGISPGNYEIVVEVEDGVFLVEKPMALTEAKSYGLSLANVPSENVEKRVPAIDKPVKGYAWTLEGKNPKGAFWKSPGGIAIIAGGALALLLLALNDDDNGDNTKGSSSTP from the coding sequence ATGAACGGTTCGATACGTCGAACGGCGGTCGTTCTTTTGATCTTCGCGCTGGTCCTGTCGTGGTCACCGGGGGTCGTGCGGGCGCAAGCCGATGCCTCGGGTCAGGGTCCGTCGACCGCCAGTATTCAGGGACGCGTGTTCGGCGCCGACCGGGTGACGCCGGTGTCCGGGGCCGTCGTACGGGTCGTCAAGGGAGACGGCGTGCAGGTCTACTCGAGCCTGCCGACCGATGAAAAGGGCAACTATTCCATCAGCGGGATCTCGCCGGGAAACTACGAGATCGTGGTCGAGGTGGAGGACGGCGTGTTCCTGGTCGAGAAGCCCATGGCGCTCACCGAAGCGAAGTCTTACGGCCTTTCGCTGGCAAATGTTCCCTCCGAAAACGTCGAGAAGCGGGTCCCGGCAATCGACAAGCCGGTGAAGGGGTACGCCTGGACGCTCGAAGGAAAGAACCCCAAGGGTGCTTTCTGGAAATCGCCCGGCGGAATCGCTATCATCGCAGGCGGTGCGCTGGCCCTTCTTCTGCTGGCCCTGAACGACGACGACAACGGCGACAACACCAAGGGAAGCAGCAGCACTCCCTGA